The segment TTGTATGGATACAAATAAAACTATTCCAGTAATAAGGTATCTAATCATATATCTACTGGAAGCATAAACCTGTGCCTTTCCTGGAGGTAGTTGTACTGCTTTATTTAAGGTAATATACAATAGTCTAAAATTCAGAAGGGATAGAATCAATCCAAATACTATGCCTACAATGAGGGGAATAGGATCTGAATGAAAAAGTGATCCAATAACTAGGATGACAAAACCAATGGCTACTCCCTTGAGAATATATTTTATATCTAAGGGTCTATCCTTTTTTATCATCTTTTTGTTCTCCATCCTTTCGTCCCAATCTTGTTCCTATAACATAAAGATTACGAAGGGCTGACAATGCACCCAAAGTGACAAATATAATAAGGAAAAGATTATTTCCTGAGAATTTTTTATCTAAATAGTTACCTAAAAGAACCCCTCCAATTATTGGCAAAATCATAGATATGCCCAATTGACTTAACAAAACAAGATTGCTTAAGGGCGATCCATCTTTTGGGGGCAACTTATCACCTCTTTGAAATAAATTGTTGTTAAATAAATAATAATCCCTATAGAAGGGATAATATTACTACTTCTACAAATTACCTGTAAATCCCTTCTTGAATTCTTAAAAATATTTATTTTTTTCTTTTAATGAAAAGATAAAGAAAATTTGTTCCTTCTATAAGATTTTTTCTCTTTATTCTTATTTCTAACGGTTTCATCTTTAAAATTCTTACGATAGAGCTATAAAAGTTAGACAATTCGTGAATATTTCAAAAATTTTTCGGGGATTATTTGTACAGCTTTCTAGAAATTCTTATGAACTTTTCGGTGATTTTATGTTAAAAATATAACTAAAATTTTTCTTTATTTGTCCTTATTTTCTATCTTTTGCCTTTATTTCTTTTTCATTCACTGGCTATATAATTTTGTAAATACACTACTTCAATATGAGGAGTTAGTGCTAGCCAATCTATTTTAGGTGGGTATTTTTCTGCAAAGACTACTCTCGTAATGCCGGAGGTAATAATTAATTTTTGGCAATCAGGACAGGGTTGATG is part of the Irregularibacter muris genome and harbors:
- a CDS encoding ATP synthase subunit I, encoding MIKKDRPLDIKYILKGVAIGFVILVIGSLFHSDPIPLIVGIVFGLILSLLNFRLLYITLNKAVQLPPGKAQVYASSRYMIRYLITGIVLFVSIQAPYINVLGTIMGLLLLKTMIMISNILNSGNLLKEVLSKSKH
- a CDS encoding AtpZ/AtpI family protein; this encodes MPPKDGSPLSNLVLLSQLGISMILPIIGGVLLGNYLDKKFSGNNLFLIIFVTLGALSALRNLYVIGTRLGRKDGEQKDDKKG